One window of the Thamnophis elegans isolate rThaEle1 chromosome 6, rThaEle1.pri, whole genome shotgun sequence genome contains the following:
- the RRM1 gene encoding ribonucleoside-diphosphate reductase large subunit — protein sequence MHVVKRDGRHERVMFDKITSRIQKLCYGLNLDFVDPAQITMKVIQGLYSGVTTVELDTLAAETAATLTTKYPDYAILAARIAVSNLHKETKKVFSDVMEDLYNYVNPHNNKHSPMISKQTLDIVQANKDRLNSAIIYDRDFSYNYFGFKTLERSYLLKINSKVAERPQHMLMRVSVGIHKNDIEAAIETYNLLSEKWFTHASPTLFNAGTNRPQLSSCFLLCMKDDSIEGIYDTLKHCALISKSAGGIGVAVSCIRATGSYIAGTNGNSNGLVPMLRVYNNTARYVDQGGNKRPGAFAIYLEPWHFDIFEFLDLKKNTGKEEQRARDLFYALWIPDLFMKRVETNQDWSLMCPSECPGLDEVWGEEFERLYESYEKQGRVRRVVKAQQLWYAIIESQTETGTPYMLYKDSCNRKSNQQNLGTIKCSNLCTEIVEYTSQEEVAVCNLASIALNMYVTPEHSYDFQRLAEATTVIVRNLNKIIDINHYPVPEAETSNKRHRPIGIGVQGLADAFILMRFPFESPEAQLLNQQIFETIYYWALEASCQLAREYGPYETYQGSPVSRGILQYDMWDVTPTGLWDWSALKAKIAQYGIRNSLLVAPMPTASTAQILGNNESVEPYTSNIYTRRVLSGEFQIVNPHLLKDLTERGLWNEEMKNQIISFSGSIQNIPEIPEDLKQLYKTVWEISQKTILKMAADRGAFIDQSQSLNIHIAEPNYGKLTSMHFYGWKQGLKTGMYYLRTKPAANPIQFTLNKEKLKEKSSKEEEEKERNTAAMVCSLENREECLMCGS from the exons ATGCACGTCGTCAAGCGAG ATGGCCGCCACGAGCGGGTTATGTTTGACAAGATCACCTCCCGGATCCAGAAGCTCTGCTATGGCCTCAATTTGGATTTTGTGGATCCC GCTCAAATCACCATGAAGGTGATCCAGGGTCTGTACAGTGGGGTGACCACGGTCGAACTGGACACGCTGGCGGCCGAGACGGCAGCCACTCTCACAACCAAGTACCCTGACTACGCCATCCTGGCCGCACGCATCGCGGTCTCCAACCTGCACAAAGAAACGAAGAAAGTCTTTAGCG ATGTGATGGAAGACCTCTACAACTATGTGAACCCACACAACAACAAGCATTCTCCCATGATCTCCAAACAAACCCTGGACATCGTCCAAGCCAACAAGGAT CGACTGAATTCTGCAATCATCTATGATCGGGATTTCTCCTACAATTACTTTGGCTTTAAG ACCCTGGAGCGATCTTATCTTCTGAAAATCAATTCTAAAG TGGCCGAGCGTCCCCAGCACATGCTGATGAGGGTCTCGGTGGGCATCCACAAGAACGACATCGAGGCGGCCATTGAGACCTACAACCTCCTGTCCGAGAAGTGGTTCACCCACGCTTCCCCCACCCTCTTCAACGCCGGCACCAACCGCCCTCAACTCTCCAG CTGCTTCCTCCTGTGCATGAAGGACGACAGCATCGAGGGCATCTACGACACGCTGAAGCACTGCGCGCTCATCTCCAAGTCCGCGGGGGGCATCGGGGTGGCCGTGAGCTGCATCCGGGCCACCGGCAGCTACATTGCTGGG ACCAACGGCAACTCCAACGGGCTGGTCCCCATGTTGAGGGTCTACAACAACACGGCTCGCTACGTGGACCAAGGGGGAAATAAG AGACCCGGGGCCTTCGCCATCTACCTGGAGCCCTGGCACTTCGACATCTTTGAGTTCCTCGACCTGAAGAAGAACACGGGGAAGGAGGAGCAGAGAGCTCGGGACCTTTTCTACGCACTCTGGATCCCGGACCTCTTCATGAAACGGGTGGAGACCAACCAG gACTGGTCCCTGATGTGTCCAAGCGAATGTCCCGGCCTGGATGAGGTCTGGGGAGAAGAGTTTGAGCGGCTCTACGAAAG CTACGAGAAGCAAGGCCGGGTGCGCAGAGTGGTGAAGGCCCAGCAGCTGTGGTACGCCATCATCGAGTCCCAGACGGAGACAGGGACGCCCTACATGCTCTACAAGGACTCCTGCAACCGGAAGAGCAACCAGCAGAACCTGGGCACCATCAAGTGCAGCAACCTCTGCACTGAGATTGTGGAGTACACCAGCCAGGAGGAG GTGGCCGTCTGCAACCTGGCCTCCATAGCACTGAACATGTATGTGACCCCGGAGCACAGCTACGACTTCCAGAGGCTGGCCGAGGCCACCACGGTCATCGTCCGCAACCTGAACAAGATCATCGACATCAACCACTACCCGGTGCCGGAG GCCGAGACCTCCAACAAGCGCCACCGCCCCATTGGCATTGGGGTGCAGGGCCTGGCCGACGCCTTCATCCTCATGAGGTTCCCCTTTGAGAGCCCCGAGGCCCAGCTGCTCAACCAGCAGATCTTCGAGACCATCTACTACTGGGCCCTGGAGGCCAGCTGCCAGCTCGCCCGGGAGTACGGGCCCTACGAGACCTACCAGGGCAGCCCCGTCAGCAGAGGA ATCCTTCAGTACGACATGTGGGACGTGACCCCCACGGGCCTTTGGGACTGGAGCGCTCTGAAGGCAAAAATCGCACA gtaCGGGATCAGGAACAGCCTCCTGGTGGCCCCGATGCCCACAGCTTCCACGGCTCAGATTTTGGGGAACAATGAGTCCGTGGAGCCCTACACCAGCAACATCTACACCCGCCGGGTCCTCTCGGGGGAGTTCCAG ATAGTGAACCCCCACTTGCTGAAGGACCTGACCGAGAGGGGCCTGTGGAACGAGGAGATGAAGAACCAGATCATCTCCTTCAGCGGCTCCATCCAG AATATCCCGGAGATTCCCGAGGACTTGAAGCAGCTCTACAAGACGGTGTGGGAGATCTCGCAGAAGACCATCCTGAAGATGGCGGCCGACCGGGGGGCCTTCATCGACCAGAGCCAGTCTCTCAACATCCACATTGCGGAGCCCAACTACGGCAAGCTGACCAGCATGCACTTCTACGGCTGGAAGCAG GGCCTGAAGACGGGGATGTACTACCTGCGGACCAAGCCGGCGGCCAACCCCATCCAGTTCACCCTCAACAAGGAGAAGCTGAAGGAGAAGAgctccaaggaggaggaggagaaggagaggaacacGGCGGCCATGGTCTGCTCCCTGGAGAACCGGGAGGAGTGCCTGATGTGCGGGTCTTAA